The proteins below come from a single Solidesulfovibrio fructosivorans JJ] genomic window:
- a CDS encoding chemotaxis protein CheV, with protein sequence MAQSEILLEAGTNELEIIEFFIDEGAERGLSSFGINVAKVLEVIESPGLSPLPGAPHPCFMGTIALREMALPVLDLAVWLDIPRAPRKNEIILVTRFNERTTGFLASGVTHIHRVHWRDVEPPHPALAKLAGNCITGLTRLEDRFIQLLDLEKIILELDDSLGDGADMPAPSEKRLRALVVEDSGMMRHMIKGRLEAANFEVVQAGDGQQALDLLRGEDGGRFDIVVSDIEMPRMDGYTLTRNIKEDSGLRATPVVLFSSLITEELRHKGASVGADGQIAKPQFGELAGLALSLIAARSGRSPN encoded by the coding sequence ATGGCCCAATCCGAGATCCTGCTCGAAGCCGGCACCAATGAGCTCGAGATCATCGAGTTTTTCATCGACGAGGGGGCCGAACGCGGGTTGTCATCGTTCGGCATCAACGTGGCCAAGGTGCTGGAGGTCATCGAAAGCCCGGGACTTTCCCCCCTGCCCGGCGCGCCCCATCCCTGCTTCATGGGCACCATCGCCCTGCGGGAGATGGCCCTGCCGGTCCTCGACCTGGCCGTGTGGCTGGACATCCCGCGCGCGCCCCGCAAAAACGAAATCATCCTGGTCACGCGCTTCAACGAACGCACGACAGGATTTCTGGCTTCGGGCGTCACCCACATCCACCGGGTCCACTGGCGCGACGTGGAACCGCCCCATCCGGCCCTGGCCAAGCTCGCCGGCAACTGCATCACCGGGCTCACCCGCCTGGAGGATCGCTTCATCCAGTTGCTGGACCTGGAAAAAATCATCCTCGAACTCGACGACAGCCTGGGCGACGGCGCGGACATGCCGGCCCCATCCGAAAAACGGCTGCGGGCCCTGGTGGTGGAAGACTCGGGCATGATGCGCCACATGATAAAGGGCCGGCTGGAAGCGGCCAATTTCGAGGTGGTTCAGGCCGGCGACGGCCAGCAGGCCCTGGACCTTTTGCGCGGAGAGGACGGCGGACGCTTCGACATCGTCGTTTCCGACATCGAAATGCCGCGGATGGACGGGTATACGCTCACCCGAAACATCAAGGAAGATTCGGGACTTCGCGCGACGCCGGTGGTGCTTTTCTCTTCGCTTATCACCGAGGAACTGCGCCACAAGGGCGCTTCCGTCGGCGCCGACGGCCAGATCGCCAAGCCGCAGTTCGGCGAACTGGCCGGGCTGGCCCTGTCCCTGATCGCGGCCCGGTCCGGACGCTCTCCAAACTGA
- a CDS encoding sodium:calcium antiporter has translation MKALIPLYLALIACLPGLAASLAGVHLSPQTAALVAGAAILGASFLLLWACDVAQHDIPQALALAVVALIAVLPEYAVDMYFTWMAGQHPESDYAHFAIANMTGANRLLIGVAWTAVAGIVWWRTRKPVVLESDRRLEVVFLGLATAYAITIPLSGSLTWVDGAVLVGLYVVYILLAGRREAEEPDLEGVAAHIARLPSGKRRFVTALLFLFAAGIIVANAERFSEGLVATGRILGVSEFLLVQWLAPIASEAPEFIVAIMFAMRGRASLALGSLVSSKLNQWTLLVGMIPGVYGVSAGSFAAPIPLDALQLHEIMLTAAQSLLAVGLLSGLRLDVRGALLLFGLFIGQFLAPAVPDAVWAFLPGHLTGGQVHYLFTFLYFGVFVVLLPRIGPHLLVLVRPGRRETS, from the coding sequence ATGAAAGCGCTGATCCCCTTGTATCTCGCCCTGATCGCCTGCCTGCCCGGACTGGCCGCCTCGCTCGCCGGGGTGCATCTTTCGCCCCAGACCGCTGCCCTTGTGGCCGGCGCGGCCATCCTCGGCGCGTCCTTCCTGCTCCTGTGGGCCTGCGACGTGGCCCAGCACGACATCCCCCAGGCCCTGGCCCTGGCGGTGGTGGCCCTTATCGCCGTTTTGCCGGAATACGCCGTGGACATGTATTTCACCTGGATGGCCGGGCAGCATCCGGAGTCCGACTACGCCCATTTCGCCATCGCCAACATGACCGGGGCCAACCGGCTGCTTATCGGCGTGGCCTGGACGGCCGTGGCCGGCATCGTCTGGTGGCGCACGAGAAAGCCCGTGGTGCTCGAGTCCGACCGCCGCCTGGAGGTGGTGTTTCTGGGCCTGGCCACGGCCTATGCCATCACCATTCCCCTTTCCGGCAGCCTGACCTGGGTCGACGGCGCGGTCCTGGTCGGGCTCTACGTCGTCTACATCCTGCTGGCCGGCCGCCGGGAGGCCGAGGAGCCCGATCTCGAAGGCGTGGCCGCCCACATCGCGCGGCTGCCGTCCGGCAAGCGGCGGTTCGTCACGGCGCTGCTTTTTCTTTTCGCCGCCGGGATCATCGTGGCCAATGCCGAGCGCTTCAGCGAAGGGTTGGTGGCCACGGGGCGCATCCTCGGCGTCAGCGAATTCCTGCTGGTGCAGTGGCTGGCCCCCATCGCCTCGGAAGCGCCGGAATTCATCGTCGCCATCATGTTCGCCATGCGCGGCCGGGCCTCCTTGGCGCTTGGGAGCCTTGTTTCCTCCAAGCTCAACCAGTGGACCCTGCTTGTGGGCATGATCCCGGGCGTCTACGGCGTGTCGGCGGGCTCGTTCGCCGCGCCCATTCCCCTCGACGCCTTGCAATTGCATGAAATCATGCTCACCGCCGCCCAGTCGCTTCTGGCCGTGGGCCTGCTTTCCGGGTTGCGCCTGGACGTGCGGGGCGCGCTTTTGCTCTTCGGGCTTTTCATCGGCCAGTTTCTGGCCCCGGCCGTGCCGGACGCGGTCTGGGCGTTTTTGCCCGGCCACCTGACCGGCGGCCAGGTGCATTATCTGTTCACGTTTTTATATTTTGGCGTGTTTGTCGTGCTTTTGCCGCGTATTGGACCGCATCTGCTGGTCCTGGTCCGGCCCGGGCGTCGCGAAACCTCTTGA
- a CDS encoding HAD family hydrolase — protein sequence MTHPITTLFCDVGGVMLTNGWDRAARKLACRTFDLDCDEVDERHHLTFDAFEEGKLSLDEYLDRTVFYAPRPFRREAFKDFMFSRSEPLPDMLDALRELKAAHGIKIVTVNNEGRELNEHRIRTFGLGCFIDAFVSSCFVHFRKPDADIFRIALDIAQTAPEEAVYIDDRALFVEVAGTLGIRGVVHKSAAETLAALKEMGPFAAYCPAGPDLG from the coding sequence GTGACGCACCCCATCACCACGCTTTTTTGCGATGTCGGCGGCGTGATGCTCACCAACGGCTGGGACCGGGCCGCACGAAAGCTCGCCTGCCGGACCTTCGATCTGGATTGCGACGAGGTCGACGAGCGCCACCACCTGACTTTCGACGCCTTCGAGGAAGGCAAGCTCAGCCTCGACGAGTATCTCGACCGCACGGTCTTCTACGCGCCCCGGCCGTTTCGTCGGGAAGCCTTCAAGGACTTCATGTTCAGCCGTTCCGAGCCCCTGCCCGACATGCTGGACGCGTTGCGGGAACTCAAGGCCGCCCACGGCATCAAGATCGTCACGGTCAACAACGAAGGCCGGGAATTGAACGAACACCGCATCCGGACTTTCGGCCTCGGCTGCTTCATCGACGCCTTCGTGTCCTCGTGCTTCGTGCATTTTCGCAAGCCCGACGCGGACATCTTCCGCATCGCCCTGGACATCGCCCAGACAGCGCCCGAGGAGGCGGTCTATATCGACGACCGGGCGCTTTTCGTGGAAGTGGCCGGGACGCTCGGCATCCGGGGCGTGGTGCACAAAAGCGCCGCCGAGACCCTTGCCGCCCTCAAGGAAATGGGACCGTTCGCCGCCTACTGCCCGGCCGGCCCGGACCTGGGCTGA
- a CDS encoding NifB/NifX family molybdenum-iron cluster-binding protein: MRKIAIPSRDGQVDEHFGHCGYFTVLTVGDVNGILSEETFEPPAQCGCRSNLVEMLVAMGVGALIAGNMGQGAADKLRHAGLTVVRGASGPVRDAATAFLAGTLKDKDELCQAHGHDCLHPIA, encoded by the coding sequence ATGCGGAAAATCGCCATTCCTTCCCGCGACGGGCAGGTGGACGAGCATTTCGGCCATTGCGGCTATTTCACGGTGCTGACCGTGGGCGACGTCAACGGCATATTGTCCGAAGAGACCTTCGAGCCGCCGGCACAGTGCGGCTGTCGGTCCAATCTGGTGGAAATGCTGGTTGCCATGGGCGTCGGCGCGCTTATCGCCGGCAACATGGGTCAGGGCGCGGCGGACAAGCTGCGCCACGCCGGCCTGACCGTGGTGCGCGGGGCCTCCGGGCCGGTGCGCGACGCCGCGACGGCCTTCCTGGCCGGCACGCTCAAGGACAAGGACGAACTCTGCCAGGCCCACGGCCACGACTGCCTGCATCCGATTGCGTAG
- a CDS encoding glycosyltransferase family 2 protein, with product MPQRPVFISYPPPGILRRMLPLWAFGLEGPWLARRLGADMLAAARDSPKLAGLADAMAAWNFERAPLDGAFAANALAAARRKGASARRRALCAALAKATRPPKECREWPRLRDGTDTEAGAAFLARAMDDAAHGSYWRGKAFDFALARGLPDLARRVADALAADPALAPVGARLAVEAAFAWDGPAAGLAALSACDRGLFPRFYALALAQGLAETGRTGEATAVLADLWRAENWHPGLTLRLHTLLFPPAPADLDAMPGRLFVFLYTWNRAGLLARTLESLAASHLGPARVVVLDNGGTDDTQSVCRAAAVKFAPDRFAAIRLPVNIGAPAARNWLAATARLERDDLAAYVDDDVSLPADWLARLAGALRDDAQADVAGARVVAAAPGAAAGVQAADVRLLPPDAANTVRPLVNYGPGPDFGLCAAHRPCPSVSGCCHLLRGSALGDGAPFDIRFSPSQFDDLARDLGGFLAGRRAVYAGDLAVAHHQHAGPGQARTRAAVGQLRGARTKLDGLFAASDMAVAAARDANTAWAELETKWREAREATGCALSRAGSGAD from the coding sequence ATGCCCCAGCGCCCCGTTTTTATTTCGTACCCACCGCCCGGCATCCTGCGCCGCATGCTGCCGCTGTGGGCTTTCGGGCTGGAGGGGCCATGGCTGGCCCGACGCCTGGGCGCGGATATGCTCGCCGCCGCCAGGGACTCTCCCAAACTGGCCGGCCTGGCCGACGCCATGGCCGCCTGGAATTTCGAGCGCGCCCCCCTGGACGGGGCCTTTGCCGCCAATGCCCTGGCCGCCGCACGCCGCAAAGGCGCAAGCGCGCGGCGGCGGGCCTTGTGCGCCGCCCTGGCCAAGGCGACCCGGCCGCCCAAGGAGTGCCGGGAGTGGCCACGGCTTCGCGACGGGACGGATACCGAAGCCGGCGCCGCCTTTCTGGCGCGGGCCATGGACGACGCGGCCCATGGGTCTTACTGGCGCGGCAAGGCCTTCGATTTCGCCCTGGCCCGGGGGCTGCCGGATCTGGCCCGGCGCGTGGCCGACGCCCTGGCCGCCGATCCGGCCTTGGCCCCGGTCGGCGCGCGCCTGGCCGTGGAGGCCGCCTTTGCCTGGGACGGCCCGGCGGCGGGGCTTGCCGCCTTGTCCGCCTGCGACCGGGGGCTTTTCCCCCGCTTTTACGCCCTGGCCCTGGCCCAGGGACTGGCCGAGACCGGCCGGACCGGCGAGGCGACGGCCGTGCTGGCCGATTTGTGGCGGGCCGAAAACTGGCATCCCGGGCTGACGCTTCGCCTGCACACCCTGCTTTTTCCCCCGGCCCCGGCCGATCTCGACGCCATGCCCGGCCGGCTGTTCGTCTTCCTCTACACCTGGAACCGGGCCGGCCTGCTCGCGCGAACGCTTGAAAGCCTGGCCGCGAGCCACCTCGGCCCGGCCCGGGTGGTGGTTCTCGACAACGGCGGCACGGACGATACCCAAAGCGTCTGCCGGGCGGCGGCGGTGAAATTCGCCCCGGACCGGTTCGCCGCCATCCGCCTGCCCGTCAACATCGGCGCGCCGGCCGCCCGCAACTGGCTGGCCGCCACGGCCCGGCTGGAGCGGGACGATCTGGCCGCCTACGTGGACGACGACGTGAGCCTGCCCGCCGACTGGCTGGCGCGCCTCGCCGGGGCGCTCCGCGACGATGCGCAAGCCGACGTGGCCGGCGCGCGCGTGGTCGCGGCCGCGCCCGGGGCGGCGGCGGGCGTGCAGGCGGCCGACGTGCGCCTTTTGCCGCCGGATGCCGCCAACACGGTGCGGCCCCTGGTCAATTACGGCCCGGGCCCGGATTTCGGGCTTTGCGCCGCGCACCGGCCCTGCCCGTCCGTTTCCGGCTGCTGCCATCTGCTGCGGGGCTCGGCCCTCGGCGACGGCGCGCCCTTCGACATCCGTTTTTCCCCGAGCCAGTTCGACGACCTGGCCCGCGACCTGGGCGGGTTTCTGGCCGGCCGCCGGGCCGTGTACGCCGGCGACCTGGCCGTGGCCCACCACCAGCATGCCGGGCCGGGGCAGGCCCGCACCCGGGCCGCCGTGGGCCAGCTTCGCGGGGCGCGCACCAAGCTCGACGGCCTGTTCGCCGCTTCGGACATGGCGGTCGCCGCCGCCCGCGACGCGAATACGGCCTGGGCGGAACTCGAAACGAAATGGCGGGAAGCGCGGGAGGCGACGGGATGCGCGCTCAGTCGAGCAGGTAGCGGCGCGGATTGA
- a CDS encoding trimeric intracellular cation channel family protein, which translates to MQHGFELPLALDLFAVFLMSATGAIEAIRRRFDLVGLLGLSLATGLGGALMRDGIFLQSGAPAVISNQSYLFAVAGGAAACLIFGRRAVLSERLVAVVDAAALGAYAVVGMDKSLAFGLAFAPAVLVGTINACGGGLLRDVLTRKEPLVFRPGQFYALAALIGCLSYPFLLRSLGLPPLVAALCTIAITFSLRMLAITCDWRTAPVRSTGLIPRRRRQARNPA; encoded by the coding sequence ATGCAACATGGCTTTGAACTGCCTCTCGCCTTGGACCTTTTCGCCGTTTTTCTCATGTCCGCAACCGGGGCCATCGAGGCCATCCGCCGCAGATTCGACCTGGTCGGCCTGCTCGGCCTGTCCCTGGCCACCGGCCTTGGCGGAGCGCTCATGCGCGACGGGATTTTCCTCCAGTCCGGGGCCCCGGCCGTCATCAGCAACCAGTCCTATCTTTTCGCCGTGGCCGGCGGCGCCGCCGCCTGCCTGATTTTCGGCCGCCGCGCCGTGCTGTCGGAGCGGCTGGTGGCCGTGGTCGACGCCGCCGCGCTGGGGGCCTACGCCGTGGTCGGCATGGACAAGTCCCTGGCCTTCGGTCTGGCCTTTGCCCCGGCCGTGCTGGTCGGCACCATCAACGCCTGCGGCGGGGGACTGTTGCGCGACGTCCTGACCCGCAAGGAACCGCTGGTCTTCAGGCCCGGCCAGTTCTATGCCCTGGCCGCCCTGATCGGCTGTCTGAGCTACCCGTTTCTGCTCCGGAGCCTGGGCCTGCCGCCGCTTGTCGCCGCCCTGTGCACCATCGCCATCACGTTTAGCCTGCGCATGCTGGCCATCACCTGCGACTGGCGCACCGCCCCGGTGCGTTCGACCGGGCTTATCCCCCGCCGCCGGCGACAGGCCCGCAACCCGGCTTGA
- a CDS encoding ABC transporter ATP-binding protein/permease, which produces MKLRPEIPEVLYKRSLISWVWTSNLKLQSVLLAIIMVTVAVRVLPLEMQKKIINQAIGLKRLDLLLMYCGYYLACVVAASGLKYAINALQTYIGQQSLLDLRKKLYAHILTLPMSFFRKASPGMVVSSLISEVANTGEFVGQAIAVPVTNLLTLLAFAGYLFYLNPLMAIISMALYPIAILVIPALQRRANAANKERVDTGRKLSTLISETISGIHEIHANASFKLESARFGGWAEKLCRIRVVWNLYKFSIKVSNNFFQNLGPFVLFLVGGYLAINGRFDLGALVAFLSANEKLYDPWKELMDFYQTWQDASVSYGRIMEYFEGDPEFLAEPDEPREPLPLDGSVVAKDLVFEVPGGIQLLKGVSLDVKPGEQVALVGFSGSGKSTLALCLCQILKYTAGTAQLSGLDIDALPKSDIADNMGIVSQHPFIFEGSIKDNLLYSINARREAHGVTGEAGVPSLDEIIAVVQQVGLFTDILRFALNSVFKEGKKEHLVKKVVRIREAYHEGHGESLADSVEFFDPTRYLYYSSVAENLIFGTPARDDLDPERLTTNPFFVSFLHDAGLKMLLVQTGAELATKTVDILKDVPSPDATFFEQTPITADEFDTYRDLSGRLARLRLHKLPPDDERLLLTLALRFTPGVHSIVDLSPILEGLLLSGRAMFAERIETDLPGAVTFFRREHYLYSMTVMDNILFGRIKTTSPKILDQIQKTIVSLLIEEDMLERVLEIGLDFQVGSMGDRLSGGQRQKVALARAFLKEPPMLILDEATSALDNASQTRIQNLLETKWKGDSTVISVVHRLDTIKNFDKVAVMKAGRIVETGSYAALMEKKGMLYELVHGASGRG; this is translated from the coding sequence ATGAAGCTTCGTCCCGAAATCCCGGAAGTCCTCTACAAACGCTCGCTCATCTCCTGGGTCTGGACCAGCAATCTCAAGCTCCAGTCCGTGCTGCTCGCCATCATCATGGTCACCGTGGCCGTGCGTGTGCTGCCCCTCGAGATGCAAAAGAAGATCATCAACCAGGCCATCGGGCTCAAGCGCCTGGATCTGCTGCTCATGTACTGCGGCTACTATCTCGCCTGCGTGGTGGCCGCTTCGGGGCTCAAATACGCCATCAACGCCCTGCAGACCTATATCGGCCAGCAGTCCCTGCTCGACCTGCGCAAAAAGCTCTACGCCCACATCCTGACCCTGCCCATGTCCTTTTTCCGCAAGGCCTCGCCGGGCATGGTCGTGTCCTCGCTCATCTCCGAAGTGGCCAATACCGGCGAGTTCGTGGGCCAGGCCATCGCCGTGCCCGTGACCAACCTGCTGACCCTGCTCGCCTTCGCCGGCTACCTCTTCTACCTGAACCCGCTTATGGCCATCATCAGCATGGCCCTTTACCCCATCGCCATCCTGGTCATCCCGGCCCTGCAACGCCGGGCCAATGCCGCCAACAAAGAGCGCGTGGACACCGGCCGCAAGCTGTCCACGCTCATAAGCGAAACCATCTCCGGCATCCACGAAATCCACGCCAACGCCAGCTTCAAGCTGGAAAGCGCCCGCTTCGGGGGCTGGGCCGAAAAGCTGTGCCGCATCCGCGTGGTCTGGAACCTCTACAAGTTCTCCATCAAGGTCTCCAACAACTTCTTCCAGAACCTCGGGCCCTTCGTGCTCTTTCTGGTCGGCGGCTACCTGGCCATAAACGGCCGCTTCGACCTCGGCGCCCTGGTGGCCTTCCTTTCGGCCAACGAAAAGCTCTACGATCCCTGGAAGGAGCTCATGGACTTCTACCAGACCTGGCAGGACGCCTCGGTCAGCTACGGCCGGATCATGGAATATTTCGAGGGCGACCCGGAATTTCTGGCCGAGCCCGACGAACCCCGTGAACCGCTGCCCCTGGACGGGTCCGTCGTGGCCAAGGACCTGGTGTTCGAGGTGCCGGGCGGCATCCAGCTCTTAAAGGGCGTGTCCCTGGACGTGAAACCCGGCGAACAGGTGGCCCTGGTCGGCTTCTCCGGCTCGGGCAAGTCCACCCTGGCCCTTTGCCTGTGCCAGATTCTCAAATACACCGCCGGCACGGCCCAGCTTTCCGGCCTGGACATCGACGCCCTGCCCAAGTCCGACATCGCCGACAACATGGGCATCGTCTCCCAACACCCGTTCATTTTCGAAGGTTCCATCAAGGACAACCTGCTCTATTCCATAAACGCCCGGCGCGAGGCCCACGGCGTCACGGGCGAGGCCGGGGTGCCCAGCCTGGACGAGATCATCGCCGTGGTGCAGCAGGTGGGGCTTTTCACCGACATCCTGCGCTTCGCCCTCAATTCGGTGTTCAAGGAAGGCAAGAAGGAGCATCTGGTCAAAAAAGTGGTCCGGATACGCGAGGCCTACCATGAAGGACACGGCGAATCCCTGGCCGATTCGGTGGAATTCTTCGATCCCACCCGCTACCTGTACTACAGCTCCGTGGCCGAGAACCTGATCTTCGGCACCCCGGCCCGCGACGACCTGGACCCGGAGCGGCTGACCACCAACCCGTTCTTCGTGAGTTTCCTGCACGACGCGGGCCTCAAGATGCTGCTCGTGCAAACCGGCGCGGAACTGGCCACCAAGACAGTGGACATCTTGAAAGACGTGCCCTCCCCGGACGCCACCTTCTTCGAGCAGACCCCGATCACGGCCGACGAATTCGACACCTATCGCGACCTGAGCGGCCGCTTGGCCCGCCTGCGGCTGCACAAGCTGCCCCCCGATGACGAGCGCCTGCTTTTGACCCTGGCGTTGCGCTTCACCCCGGGCGTCCACTCCATCGTCGACCTTTCCCCGATCCTGGAGGGCCTGCTCCTTTCCGGCCGGGCCATGTTCGCGGAGCGCATCGAAACCGACCTGCCCGGCGCGGTGACGTTCTTCAGGCGCGAACACTACCTCTATTCCATGACGGTCATGGACAATATCCTTTTCGGCCGCATCAAGACCACCAGTCCCAAGATCCTGGACCAGATCCAGAAAACCATCGTCAGCTTGCTCATCGAAGAGGACATGCTGGAACGCGTCCTGGAAATCGGGCTGGATTTCCAGGTCGGCTCCATGGGCGACCGCCTCTCGGGCGGGCAGCGCCAAAAAGTGGCCCTGGCCCGGGCGTTTCTCAAGGAACCGCCCATGCTCATCCTGGACGAGGCCACCTCCGCGCTGGACAACGCCTCACAGACCCGCATCCAGAACCTGCTCGAAACCAAATGGAAAGGAGATTCCACGGTCATCTCCGTGGTGCACCGGCTGGATACCATCAAAAATTTCGACAAAGTGGCCGTCATGAAGGCCGGACGCATCGTCGAAACCGGCTCGTATGCGGCGCTTATGGAAAAAAAGGGGATGCTGTATGAACTCGTCCACGGAGCGTCTGGAAGGGGCTAA
- a CDS encoding cyclic nucleotide-binding domain-containing protein produces the protein MNSSTERLEGAKGCGFNDCLDILRELPVFNGVPLDVIKVLAYLSGREEFGAGDALCEQGEPLDRCYYLLCGEVEMTRQTEDCEVSFSKRGKEFFFGGLGLMGSVKALYTVRAAADTQCLVLTREKFLKTAERFPDILPKILGNVVDHVFRWEEAFLKAHAAECAQKGEMGLSLF, from the coding sequence ATGAACTCGTCCACGGAGCGTCTGGAAGGGGCTAAGGGCTGCGGCTTCAACGACTGCCTGGACATCCTGCGGGAGCTGCCCGTTTTCAACGGCGTTCCCCTTGATGTCATCAAAGTGCTGGCCTACCTTTCCGGCCGGGAGGAATTCGGCGCGGGCGACGCCCTGTGCGAACAGGGCGAACCGCTGGACCGCTGCTATTACCTGTTGTGCGGCGAAGTGGAGATGACCCGGCAAACCGAGGATTGCGAGGTGTCCTTTTCCAAACGCGGCAAGGAATTTTTCTTCGGCGGGCTAGGCCTTATGGGCTCGGTCAAGGCGCTCTACACGGTGCGGGCCGCGGCCGACACCCAATGCCTGGTGCTCACCCGGGAAAAATTCCTCAAAACCGCCGAACGCTTCCCGGATATCCTGCCAAAAATCCTCGGCAACGTGGTGGACCACGTGTTCCGCTGGGAAGAAGCCTTCCTGAAAGCCCACGCCGCGGAATGCGCCCAAAAAGGCGAGATGGGACTGAGTCTATTTTAG
- a CDS encoding M23 family metallopeptidase codes for MLERKLDIFVHDHNGVRRLFTYRRWMFLVSVSAVAVLAAGMVVLWRYQADYADLAARRRAALERLAGQKAEALRLRDRVRRLGDEAARIRSFDAKLGVMVEVPEGLGMGAPDTPARLPGSALGDDLGRRLFDFLAALGNRMAVEEALQQDLARLLGERKLEFLAKPSLWPARGYITSGFGRRQSPFGRGGDFHNGVDIKVPIGSPVYAAGAGRVTEAGYMHGYGLRIVISHDFGLETIYAHMQKAEVKPGEQVKRGQRIGLSGNSGRTTGAHLHYEVRVDDTPVNPRRYLLD; via the coding sequence ATGCTGGAACGCAAACTCGATATTTTCGTCCACGACCACAACGGCGTAAGGCGGCTTTTCACCTACCGGCGCTGGATGTTCCTCGTCTCCGTGTCCGCCGTGGCGGTCCTGGCGGCCGGGATGGTCGTGTTGTGGCGCTATCAGGCGGACTATGCCGACCTGGCCGCCAGACGCCGGGCCGCCCTGGAACGGCTGGCCGGCCAGAAGGCCGAGGCCTTGCGGCTGCGTGACCGGGTGCGCCGGTTGGGCGACGAGGCGGCGCGGATACGCTCGTTTGACGCCAAGCTCGGCGTCATGGTCGAGGTCCCGGAGGGGCTCGGCATGGGCGCGCCGGACACGCCGGCGCGGTTGCCGGGCTCGGCCCTTGGCGACGACCTGGGACGGCGGCTGTTCGATTTTCTGGCGGCGCTCGGCAACCGCATGGCCGTGGAGGAGGCGTTGCAGCAGGATCTGGCCCGGCTGCTTGGCGAGCGCAAGCTGGAATTTCTGGCCAAGCCGTCCCTGTGGCCGGCCCGGGGCTACATCACCTCGGGCTTCGGCCGCCGGCAGTCGCCCTTCGGTCGGGGCGGGGATTTCCACAACGGGGTGGACATCAAGGTGCCCATCGGCAGCCCCGTCTACGCCGCCGGGGCGGGGCGCGTCACCGAGGCCGGCTATATGCACGGCTACGGCCTGCGCATCGTCATCAGCCACGACTTCGGCCTGGAGACGATCTACGCCCATATGCAGAAAGCCGAGGTCAAGCCCGGGGAGCAGGTCAAGCGCGGCCAGCGCATCGGGCTCTCCGGCAATTCCGGCCGCACCACCGGGGCGCACCTGCACTACGAGGTGCGCGTGGACGACACGCCGGTCAATCCGCGCCGCTACCTGCTCGACTGA